A DNA window from Pedomonas mirosovicensis contains the following coding sequences:
- the glyA gene encoding serine hydroxymethyltransferase, whose protein sequence is MTSAALKTETEGRAPDFFTAGVAQADPELAAAIEGELRRQQDQIELIASENIVSQAVLEAQGSVLTNKYAEGYPHKRYYQGCHHVDIAEQLAIDRAKKLFGAEFVNVQPHSGAQANGAVMLALFQPGDTIMGLSLAAGGHLTHGAPPALSGKWFKAVQYGVDPNTHLIDFDEVERLAKEHSPKLIIAGGSAYPRTLDFKRFREIADSVGALLMVDMAHFAGLVAGGAHPNPLPYADVVTTTTHKTLRGPRGGMILTNREDIAKKINSAVFPGLQGGPLMHVIAAKAVAFGEALQPEFKVYAKKVIENAQVLAARLKERGCDIVAGGTDTHLALIDLRPKGLTGKDADEALERAGITCNKNGVPFDPLPPTKTSGIRVGSPAGTTRGFGVAEFQEIGDMIADVLDGLVANGPENNQAVEADVRARVSALCKRFPIYQG, encoded by the coding sequence ATGACTTCCGCCGCTCTTAAGACCGAAACCGAGGGCCGCGCCCCCGATTTCTTCACCGCCGGCGTCGCGCAGGCGGACCCGGAACTGGCCGCCGCCATCGAGGGCGAGCTGCGCCGCCAGCAGGACCAGATCGAGCTGATCGCCTCGGAGAACATCGTCTCCCAGGCGGTGCTGGAAGCGCAAGGCTCGGTGCTCACCAACAAGTACGCCGAGGGCTACCCCCACAAGCGCTACTACCAGGGCTGCCACCACGTCGATATCGCCGAGCAGCTGGCGATCGATCGCGCCAAGAAGCTGTTCGGCGCCGAGTTCGTCAACGTGCAGCCGCACTCCGGCGCGCAGGCCAACGGCGCGGTCATGCTGGCTCTGTTCCAGCCGGGCGACACCATCATGGGCCTGTCGCTGGCGGCAGGCGGCCACCTGACCCACGGCGCGCCCCCGGCGCTCTCCGGCAAGTGGTTCAAGGCGGTGCAGTACGGCGTTGACCCGAACACCCACCTGATCGACTTCGACGAGGTGGAGCGGCTCGCCAAGGAACATAGCCCCAAGCTCATCATCGCGGGCGGCTCGGCCTATCCGCGCACGCTGGACTTCAAGCGCTTCCGCGAGATCGCCGACTCGGTCGGCGCGCTCCTGATGGTGGATATGGCCCACTTCGCCGGCCTCGTTGCCGGTGGCGCGCACCCGAACCCGCTGCCCTATGCGGACGTGGTGACCACCACCACCCACAAGACCCTGCGTGGCCCGCGCGGCGGCATGATCCTCACCAACCGCGAGGATATCGCCAAGAAGATCAACTCGGCGGTGTTCCCCGGCCTGCAGGGCGGCCCGCTGATGCACGTCATCGCCGCCAAGGCCGTCGCCTTCGGTGAGGCGCTCCAGCCGGAGTTCAAGGTCTACGCCAAGAAGGTGATCGAGAACGCGCAGGTTCTGGCGGCACGCCTGAAGGAGCGCGGCTGCGATATCGTGGCCGGCGGCACCGACACCCACCTGGCGCTCATCGACCTGCGCCCGAAGGGCCTCACCGGCAAGGACGCCGACGAGGCGCTGGAGCGCGCGGGCATCACCTGCAACAAGAACGGCGTGCCGTTCGACCCGCTTCCGCCGACCAAGACCTCGGGCATCCGCGTGGGCTCGCCCGCCGGCACCACCCGCGGCTTCGGCGTGGCCGAGTTCCAGGAAATCGGTGACATGATCGCCGACGTGCTGGACGGCCTCGTCGCCAATGGCCCCGAGAACAATCAGGCCGTGGAAGCCGATGTGCGCGCCCGCGTCTCGGCGCTGTGCAAGCGCTTCCCGATCTATCAGGGGTAA
- a CDS encoding DUF6898 family protein, whose product MTDETDFEGFFVEFTPVGSSVKVCAIDPLTGLEAVVVGSSHTPSHVLANMAIRKLKASLGQGGEGDTQEPAKTTQHPRRGLIV is encoded by the coding sequence ATGACCGACGAGACGGACTTCGAGGGCTTCTTTGTGGAGTTCACGCCGGTCGGCAGCAGCGTCAAGGTGTGCGCCATCGATCCGCTCACCGGGCTGGAGGCGGTCGTCGTCGGCTCCAGCCATACACCGAGCCACGTGCTGGCCAACATGGCGATCCGCAAGCTGAAGGCGTCTCTCGGGCAGGGCGGGGAGGGCGACACGCAGGAGCCCGCCAAAACGACGCAGCACCCCCGACGCGGGCTGATCGTTTGA
- the hemA gene encoding 5-aminolevulinate synthase, translated as MNYERVFQEAIDRLHQEGRYRVFIDILRNRGAYPNARCFAGHNGQRPIVMWCSNDYLCMGQHPKVIEAMEQALHDVGAGSGGTRNISGNTHYHLDLEAELADLHGKEAALTFTSGYVSNEATLSTLARLLPGCVIFSDELNHASMIAGIRNSGCEKHIFRHNDLQHLEELLAACPAETPKLIAFESVYSMDGDIAPIKEICDLADKYNALTYLDEVHAVGMYGARGGGISERDGVAQRLTIIEGTLGKAFGVMGGYITASKTIIDVVRSYAPGFIFSTSLAPVLVSGALASIRHLKESQVERERHQERAQFLKDLLAEAGLPVMPSVSHIVPVKVGDPVRCKKISDILLLEYGIYVQPINYPTVPRGTERLRFTPTPYHDDTMMVALRDALLEIWDRLDLQLAA; from the coding sequence ATGAACTACGAGAGAGTTTTTCAGGAGGCGATCGATCGCCTGCATCAAGAGGGCCGGTATCGCGTCTTTATCGATATCCTGCGGAACCGTGGCGCGTATCCCAATGCTCGTTGCTTTGCCGGTCACAACGGCCAGCGTCCCATCGTCATGTGGTGCTCCAACGACTACCTATGCATGGGTCAGCACCCCAAGGTGATCGAGGCCATGGAGCAGGCGCTGCATGATGTGGGCGCAGGCTCGGGCGGCACCCGCAACATCAGCGGCAACACCCACTATCACCTCGATCTGGAAGCCGAACTGGCGGACCTGCACGGCAAGGAAGCCGCGCTCACCTTCACCTCCGGCTATGTCTCGAACGAGGCGACGCTCTCGACGCTCGCCCGCCTGCTGCCCGGCTGCGTGATCTTCTCGGACGAGCTGAACCACGCCTCCATGATCGCGGGCATCCGCAACTCGGGCTGCGAGAAGCACATCTTCCGCCACAACGACCTCCAGCATCTGGAGGAGCTGCTGGCCGCCTGTCCGGCAGAGACGCCCAAGCTGATCGCCTTCGAGTCGGTCTACTCGATGGATGGCGACATCGCCCCCATCAAGGAGATCTGCGACCTGGCCGACAAGTACAACGCGCTCACCTACCTGGATGAGGTGCACGCGGTCGGCATGTACGGCGCGCGCGGCGGCGGCATTTCGGAGCGGGACGGCGTTGCCCAACGCCTTACCATCATCGAGGGCACGCTGGGCAAGGCCTTCGGCGTGATGGGCGGCTACATCACCGCGAGCAAGACCATCATCGACGTGGTGCGCTCCTATGCTCCGGGCTTCATCTTCTCCACCTCGCTGGCCCCGGTGCTGGTGTCCGGCGCGCTGGCGAGCATCCGCCACCTGAAGGAAAGCCAGGTGGAGCGCGAGCGCCATCAGGAGCGCGCCCAGTTCCTCAAGGACCTGCTGGCGGAAGCGGGCCTGCCGGTCATGCCGTCGGTCAGCCACATCGTCCCCGTCAAAGTGGGCGATCCGGTGCGCTGCAAGAAGATCTCCGATATCCTGCTGCTGGAGTACGGCATCTACGTCCAGCCCATCAACTACCCGACCGTCCCGCGTGGCACGGAGCGCCTGCGCTTCACGCCGACGCCGTACCACGACGATACCATGATGGTCGCCCTGCGCGACGCCCTCCTGGAAATCTGGGACCGTCTTGACCTGCAACTGGCGGCCTGA
- a CDS encoding enoyl-CoA hydratase/isomerase family protein: protein MNDAALVNEDVLFEIEGRAGIITLNRPKALNALTHPMCIAIHDQMKAWEDNPAVQIVLIRGAGDRAFCAGGDVVSMHRAGRAGGEGYERFFFDEYRADYLTSTFPKPYVALIDGIVMGGGVGLSVHGPYRVATEKTLFAMPETGIGLIPDVGGTHLLGHMPGQLGVYLGLLGERLKAADCLYAGIATHYVPSERIEALAQALIHEDASVEEILSRFHADPGESALAGMQAKIDRYFAGETVEEIVAALSGGDDWAVALRDRLLALSPTSLKLTLRAVRAGRGLDLAGCLRQEYRMVCRIKHGQDFYEGVRAQLIDKDRNPRWSPASLADVTPEMVEAHFQEPAGGDVRLD from the coding sequence ATGAACGACGCCGCTCTTGTGAATGAAGACGTTCTGTTCGAGATCGAGGGTCGCGCGGGCATCATCACCCTCAACCGCCCCAAGGCGCTGAATGCGCTGACGCACCCCATGTGCATTGCCATCCACGACCAGATGAAGGCGTGGGAGGATAACCCGGCGGTTCAGATCGTCCTCATCCGCGGGGCGGGGGACCGGGCCTTCTGCGCGGGCGGCGACGTCGTGAGCATGCACCGGGCGGGACGCGCGGGCGGGGAGGGCTACGAGCGCTTCTTCTTCGACGAATACCGCGCCGATTACCTGACCAGCACCTTCCCCAAGCCGTATGTGGCGCTCATCGACGGCATCGTCATGGGCGGGGGCGTCGGCCTGTCGGTCCATGGTCCCTATCGCGTCGCCACCGAGAAGACCCTGTTCGCCATGCCGGAGACCGGCATCGGCCTCATTCCGGACGTGGGCGGCACGCACCTGCTCGGCCACATGCCGGGCCAGCTGGGCGTTTACCTCGGCCTGCTCGGCGAGCGCCTGAAGGCGGCGGACTGCCTCTATGCGGGCATTGCCACGCACTACGTGCCCTCCGAGCGGATCGAGGCGCTGGCGCAGGCGCTCATCCATGAGGACGCTTCGGTGGAGGAGATCCTCTCCCGCTTCCACGCCGACCCCGGCGAGTCGGCGCTGGCCGGGATGCAGGCGAAGATCGACCGGTACTTCGCGGGCGAGACGGTGGAGGAAATCGTCGCCGCGCTGTCCGGCGGTGACGACTGGGCCGTTGCCCTGCGCGACCGGCTGCTCGCGCTGTCGCCCACCTCGCTGAAGCTGACGCTGCGGGCGGTGCGGGCCGGGCGGGGCCTCGACCTGGCCGGGTGCCTGCGGCAGGAGTATCGTATGGTCTGCCGGATCAAGCATGGCCAGGACTTCTACGAGGGCGTGCGCGCCCAGCTGATCGACAAGGACCGCAACCCCCGCTGGAGCCCGGCGAGCCTTGCCGACGTCACGCCCGAGATGGTCGAGGCGCATTTTCAGGAACCGGCAGGCGGAGACGTGCGTCTCGACTAA
- the murI gene encoding glutamate racemase — translation MLVFDSGVGGLSVLAEIRRKLPDAPVVYCADNGGFPYGTKTEAELSARVPALLGRLVERFDPELVVIACNTACTIALSQVRAVLNVPVVGTVPAVKPAAAISKSRVIGVLGTNATVRQAYVDNLVAEFARDCLVLRHGSAELVVLAERKLRGQPTSPEEYRAVLDGLLSQPGAERLDTIVLACTHFPLVKDELAAVAPRPFNWVDSGEGIARRVAHLCEGVEWEGEPSGLAVFTRADEDVHFLTSALHSYGLDRVVTL, via the coding sequence TTGCTGGTATTCGATTCCGGCGTCGGCGGCCTCTCGGTACTGGCCGAGATCCGCCGGAAGCTCCCCGATGCTCCCGTGGTTTACTGCGCGGATAACGGCGGATTTCCCTACGGCACCAAGACCGAGGCGGAGCTGAGCGCCCGCGTGCCGGCTCTGCTCGGTCGCCTCGTCGAGCGGTTCGACCCGGAACTGGTGGTCATCGCCTGCAATACCGCCTGCACCATTGCGCTCTCTCAAGTGCGCGCGGTCTTGAACGTGCCGGTGGTGGGCACCGTTCCGGCGGTAAAGCCCGCCGCCGCCATCAGCAAAAGCCGGGTCATCGGCGTGCTGGGCACCAACGCCACGGTGCGGCAGGCCTATGTGGACAATCTGGTGGCCGAGTTCGCCCGCGATTGCCTGGTGCTGCGCCATGGCTCGGCCGAGCTGGTGGTGCTGGCGGAGCGCAAGCTGCGCGGCCAGCCGACGAGCCCCGAGGAGTATCGGGCAGTGCTGGATGGCCTGCTGAGCCAGCCGGGGGCTGAGCGGCTGGATACGATCGTGCTGGCCTGCACCCATTTCCCGCTGGTGAAGGACGAACTGGCCGCCGTTGCGCCGCGCCCGTTCAACTGGGTGGATAGCGGGGAGGGCATCGCCCGCCGCGTCGCCCACCTGTGCGAGGGCGTTGAGTGGGAAGGCGAGCCTTCGGGCCTCGCCGTCTTCACGCGGGCGGACGAGGATGTGCATTTTCTCACATCGGCTCTTCATTCCTATGGGCTGGACAGGGTCGTCACGCTTTAG